A window of Felis catus isolate Fca126 chromosome A3, F.catus_Fca126_mat1.0, whole genome shotgun sequence genomic DNA:
GGCTCACTTGGTCTTGGTTTGCTGCCCTCGACAACAAACTGGCAAAGACATGGAGGTCACCATGGCAGGCCTTTGGGGGCTTGTGGTCAGAGTGCAGCAACTTTTCTCACAAAGTCCCCAAGGATCTGGTCTGGACTGGAGCCCAGCTGCCTTGCAGGCCCTGCTTCAGGCATGGACCAGGGCATCGGAAGGCCTGTTGGCATGTTTTGATGACGTTCTCAATATTCCTGAGTTCCTGAGTGTGTCCATTCAAGAAATGACCAAGCACTTGGACTTCTTTAGATGGGCTTTGATAAAGGGAGATTCCAGAGACTTTCCCCAACTTGTGGCATATTTACAGGGTCGGGCCACTCACATAGTGCAGGTGATGAGCAGGTATGTGGACCAAGATCGAGATCCCATTTTCCGGAATGGCCTGAGAGTCTTGATCCAGCAGCTGGAGCAGTCTTCCCTGTTCCTGAGTGCAGCTGCTGAGTGCTGTTTGGGTGGGCACAGTGCTCAGGACACAGAGGTATTTTTAACCATGGCACAACATCTGATCTGTTCAGCCCAGAGCATCCAAGAAGGGCTGGATGGGACTAACCACCCAGATATCCTCAGCCCGCTTCGGGACCAAGTCCAAAGGTTTGACACTGCTAAGGAACAAACTTATTTTATtctccccagcctccaggactcCACAACTCCTGCACTGGAACACCAGGGAGAACCTGGGTTGGGGGAAAGCAATTCAGGCATCTCCTATCCACTGAGGAACAATCTTTCCCACCCTTTGATTCCTGACAGGTATCTACAGAGTGGGGACCCTCCACTACCAGCCATCAGCAAATTCATCATTGCTGTAGAGAGCCAGAGCCACCAGGCAGTGACCACAGCTAGCACCAACCTGCAGGAACAAAACGCCGCTGTGGATGCAGCTCAAGAGGCCTTGGCTGGGGAGGGACCACTGGGGTCAGAGGGGATGCCTGGACTCCAAGAAATCCCAACACTAGCACCTTCTATTGTTGACCTAGGAACAGAGATAGAACCTTGCACGACTGCTAGAACCGGCGGGCTTCCGGAAGTGGCTCTCCAGCTGTCTGGGAGACCCAGGGAAACCGGGCAGGGCTTGGTAGCCAGGGCTGGTGACTGGTACCCTCTGTGTCAACAGCTCTTTTGTCACAACCCAGCAGGTGATCTTCTAGGGAACATGGCAGTGTTCATGGAGCTGCAGCAGAATTTGGCCTCAATGGTTCAACTAGCAGCCAAAAGTGAGCCTGTGGATTGGGGTAAGAAGGACCCTGACTCAGCTGGGCGTCCAGAAGCACTTTTACAAATGCAAGGCAGATTGGAGGAGGTGCAGACCCATGCTAAACAGCTGTTGGACAAGGTTCTGGCTTTCGATAGCCTCCAAGCCCCTACGTCATGGGACGAAAGCTTTGAGGATGGGTGCCTTCGATGGTCAGTGGCTGTCCAAGACCTGCTCCAGTGCATGGAGAGACTCAGCAGGAGACAAGGCCTGTTCTTACTGCCCCTGCGGCGGGCCGTGAAGGACCAGCAGGGACTGCAGGAAGAGTTGGCCCAGGCAGCAGCTGTTTCTCAGAGGCTACTAGAGGCTGCCAGGCTGTCTGGCCTCCTGTGTGGGGACGCGCAGATAAAATGTGAGGTCTCATTTTTGTGCAGGGAAATCCATGTGCTCACAGATGCTCTGCTGGATGTGGCACAGATCCTGGCCTCCTCCCCCAAACCATCTCCCAGTCTGTCCACACGCTTTGAACTCCTCTGCTTGGAGCTCTCCTTTCAAGCCAAGGCCCTCACTGGCCACCTCAGCATCATCAACGCAGACTATGAACATGTCTTCCAAGATGCCTTCTATCCAAGGCTCTCTGTCTGTAAAGAACCTCAGGCCAGGCCAGAAAGCTCCCTGGAAAGAATGGTGTCTGGTATCCAAGCTGCACAGGGAATTGTGGCAGGAAGTCAagagcctgggccctgccagGAGGACCTTCTTAGGGCTCTGGAGAGCATTTTTGTCCTCACCCAGGAGGTGGCCCAGAGGGTCCCAGTGCTCCAAGAACACTCAGAGGAGTGGAGAATGCACACCCTGGACTGGCTTCAGTGGGAGTGGGCAGCCAAAGCCCATCATGCCATGGCCCAGCTCCAGGCCTGGAAAGGTGGTCACACCAAGGCCTGGGCACTCTTGGCCCAGTGCCTGAAGCCCAGTGATGAGACGGCAGTGATGAAGCCCAGGGATGAACAggcctctgcccagccccagctccaCTGTGAGGAGGGTGCCTCAGGAGCTGTTGCAGTGGGCAGTGTGGATTCTCGGGGTGCTGCCCCAAAAGACACCCCAGGGAACTCAGGGGGGGCCTACACTGTGGACCCAGACGTCACTGGGACAATTGCAGCAGACCTGGACACGGTAGGACTGCcagcatctttccctctcccccgccACTGCCCTCTTTCTAGTAACCAAAGGCCACTGCCAAGTTCCAGAAAAAGCTGTCTTCGTGCCCACGTGTGTAATTCACATCTGGCAGGCAGCACAGTACAACCTTTGAGAGCCTGAGATCAGGAATCAGACTGCCTGGGCTGTGCCTGCCTCTGGCATTTCCTAGCTCTGAGACCTCAGTGAAGCTTCTTAGCTACGTTGGCCTTCAAGATTCTAGTCTAGAAAATGGGAATATTGATACTCTTCTGGCAGAGAGTTAATAAAAGCTTCCATGTAAAATGCTCGCACTTGTCTGGCACATAGGAAGGGTCCTCTAAGTAGTGGCTATAATTACTGACTTATGTGAAGTTTTTCCCCGTTGGCCCAACGGGAAATGGTCCCCCTCTGCTGTGACCGACAGCACCTCTCCTGTGGGTCAGGCTGCTTCATGCCGCCTGCACCAATGTGATGTTACCTCCCTGTCCCAATCAGGGTTCTTTTGTTTGCAAATGGCGGGGATCCAGCAGGAAGCAGTGCAGgcaaaaagaaagatttattagAAGGGCGCGGGGTCTGTTGAACACCTTCCACACATAGTCATTTCCTTCTAAGGCACCAGACAGGACAGTCAGCCATTGTGGAGCCCAAACATCTGATTTACTTATACCGGCTATCACCAAAGTAGGGTGGCAGTGCCCAAGAAATTCCCTAGCAAGCGTGCCCAGCCCAGCATTTTATTCACCACTCCATCTATCCCCTCCATGACCTCATGCTTGGCTGCATGGACCCTCCCAAACCTTTCCCTGGGCCTTCTCCCAACACAAAGCCCATCAGACCAtgtgcccccacccccttactcttcctttttctccctgaagTGTCATTACCATGAGAGGGGACCCTCTTCCCAAAGTAGTTGGGAGGAGAGCAGACACAGTGCCTTTTTCCCTACAGCCTAAGGCCTCTTGCCTCAGATTCCCAACCCGCCTAACAGAAGGCTGATGAACAGTTTTGAAGGGGCAGGGAATTATTAAATTGAAGAAGCAACAAGAAAGGATAGCGAAGCCAGATGACGCCTCAATACGCACAAGcacagaggggcgtctgggtggctcagtctgttgagcctctgacttcggctcaagtcaggatctcgcTTGTggggcctgcatcaggctcagaaCTTGTATCTCCCAATTTCGATAGAATTTACTATCATGTTCAAGACTTCACACCTTTCCAACAGTGACACCTAACAGTTATATCCCTTCTGAGGCATTAGTATGCTGCACTGGGGGACTGGAGAAaaagcagggctgggggcaggcccGAGGTCCCTCCCACCCCGTTCCCTTCCCACTTGCACCTAGGGCACAGCCCTTGCCCTAAGGAGCTCAGGATCTGACAGGCGaggcagagagaaatcaaggCCACTCTTGATCCTCTGCTGTTGGATTTGCCTCCAAGCCAGAACAACTTGTCTCAATTCCAGAGTCTGGAAAAGGCTTAGGGGAGGCTCCAAGAAGGGTCCAATAAAAAAATCACCTGGTCCAATAAAAAAATCACCAGGCCTAGTGCTGAATGCCCTGCCTACTTCTGGGTGCCAGCAGTAGCTCTCTTTCTCActagaaaattaacaaggaagtCCATGGGAGAGAATTCCTAAGTATTCATATCAGCACTGTAAAGTGCTTTCATGTAGAATGATTGGTGAGAAAGTGTCTGGGTCCCAAAGTTAGAACATTCAAGGATTCCTGCATTTCCTCAAGAAGCTGTAAATTCTCCCATGTAAGGCCTAAAACTTGACAGAAGGAGAGAACAGGTGGTATTTGAACCGTACTGGGATCCCAGCATGCCAGGTTTCTGGATGAACAGAGCCTGGAGGAATAGGGATTCACTGTTTCCCTACCCACGTGGAGTAAACTGCCTGGAGCTGCCAGCATGTGGGGAATCAGCAGGGTGGGAGGGACCTCTTGACtcccactcttcttttttttaatgtttatttatttttgagagactgcatgagtgggggaggggccgagagatggggacagaggatctgaagcgggctctgcgctgacagcagggagcccgatttgggtcttgaactcacgaaccatgggatcatgacctgagctggagtctgaCGTTCAACCgttcaaccgactgggccacacaggtgctccGCCCACCCTTCTTCAAAAAGTGGCGAGAGGGCCCTTGATAGCAGCACAGGAGTTTCAAGACCTGAGCATCTGGAGTCTCATTAGCTGTACCCTGTCCTTTGGCAG
This region includes:
- the LOC102901615 gene encoding uncharacterized protein LOC102901615 isoform X2 — translated: MESFLSEDIGSMIQNKAIERIISPMTVQLCHLIISMEKKDTENEAFACLEKMAEELAQASEDFVHVAKRLAGDSEEEWLWEEMRPTAESLVLSGRNIVLVAQKLHLQPGCQSHQEELVTTAQQILVDTTKVLLLEDAAMARKIARAAGWCLTCLDALEDADDAASLRGPFADLAAALLRLGRLTARGPGERLDHAGRLLRGCVPALLEAARGHLQRPCDPQLAASQRHTLAQTRKTLGELLAQLEPGAAAPAASAQTGALTWRLRRLRELLSAPGHERMRGGPLDALLAAVVWHCMRLAACSAPPERLRLVARCGQLLELRSAGRLGRIDRHPGEGRASGSLEPGQECAELQAATEALCQGVRSGLLHQILDTFTDTQSPLQRLVQAALATRPVSSLCDGQALPKNLQLFLAAFRDQAEQMLRVAHLVLVCCPRQQTGKDMEVTMAGLWGLVVRVQQLFSQSPQGSGLDWSPAALQALLQAWTRASEGLLACFDDVLNIPEFLSVSIQEMTKHLDFFRWALIKGDSRDFPQLVAYLQGRATHIVQVMSRYVDQDRDPIFRNGLRVLIQQLEQSSLFLSAAAECCLGGHSAQDTEVFLTMAQHLICSAQSIQEGLDGTNHPDILSPLRDQVQRFDTAKEQTYFILPSLQDSTTPALEHQGEPGLGESNSGISYPLRNNLSHPLIPDRYLQSGDPPLPAISKFIIAVESQSHQAVTTASTNLQEQNAAVDAAQEALAGEGPLGSEGMPGLQEIPTLAPSIVDLGTEIEPCTTARTGGLPEVALQLSGRPRETGQGLVARAGDWYPLCQQLFCHNPAGDLLGNMAVFMELQQNLASMVQLAAKSEPVDWGKKDPDSAGRPEALLQMQGRLEEVQTHAKQLLDKVLAFDSLQAPTSWDESFEDGCLRWSVAVQDLLQCMERLSRRQGLFLLPLRRAVKDQQGLQEELAQAAAVSQRLLEAARLSGLLCGDAQIKCEVSFLCREIHVLTDALLDVAQILASSPKPSPSLSTRFELLCLELSFQAKALTGHLSIINADYEHVFQDAFYPRLSVCKEPQARPESSLERMVSGIQAAQGIVAGSQEPGPCQEDLLRALESIFVLTQEVAQRVPVLQEHSEEWRMHTLDWLQWEWAAKAHHAMAQLQAWKGGHTKAWALLAQCLKPSDETAVMKPRDEQASAQPQLHCEEGASGAVAVGSVDSRGAAPKDTPGNSGGAYTVDPDVTGTIAADLDTEQPHSPAPGSTGPLAWLGPEPDQLLPEDGGVEGGSRIIQITREMATEVLLMAQSLRRRGPVLTKDQLITSARKIAASGQKFARLIRIIAKNCIDQRCSRELLCVVDQIQTMSNQLRIISRA
- the LOC102901615 gene encoding uncharacterized protein LOC102901615 isoform X1 gives rise to the protein MESFLSEDIGSMIQNKAIERIISPMTVQLCHLIISMEKKDTENEAFACLEKMAEELAQASEDFVHVAKRLAGDSEEEWLWEEMRPTAESLVLSGRNIVLVAQKLHLQPGCQSHQEELVTTAQQILVDTTKVLLLEDAAMARKIARAAGWCLTCLDALEDADDAASLRGPFADLAAALLRLGRLTARGPGERLDHAGRLLRGCVPALLEAARGHLQRPCDPQLAASQRHTLAQTRKTLGELLAQLEPGAAAPAASAQTGALTWRLRRLRELLSAPGHERMRGGPLDALLAAVVWHCMRLAACSAPPERLRLVARCGQLLELRSAGRLGRIDRHPGEGRASGSLEPGQECAELQAATEALCQGVRSGLLHQILDTFTDTQSPLQRLVQAALATRPVSSLCDGQALPKNLQLFLAAFRDQAEQMLRVAHLVLVCCPRQQTGKDMEVTMAGLWGLVVRVQQLFSQSPQGSGLDWSPAALQALLQAWTRASEGLLACFDDVLNIPEFLSVSIQEMTKHLDFFRWALIKGDSRDFPQLVAYLQGRATHIVQVMSRYVDQDRDPIFRNGLRVLIQQLEQSSLFLSAAAECCLGGHSAQDTEVFLTMAQHLICSAQSIQEGLDGTNHPDILSPLRDQVQRFDTAKEQTYFILPSLQDSTTPALEHQGEPGLGESNSGISYPLRNNLSHPLIPDRYLQSGDPPLPAISKFIIAVESQSHQAVTTASTNLQEQNAAVDAAQEALAGEGPLGSEGMPGLQEIPTLAPSIVDLGTEIEPCTTARTGGLPEVALQLSGRPRETGQGLVARAGDWYPLCQQLFCHNPAGDLLGNMAVFMELQQNLASMVQLAAKSEPVDWGKKDPDSAGRPEALLQMQGRLEEVQTHAKQLLDKVLAFDSLQAPTSWDESFEDGCLRWSVAVQDLLQCMERLSRRQGLFLLPLRRAVKDQQGLQEELAQAAAVSQRLLEAARLSGLLCGDAQIKCEVSFLCREIHVLTDALLDVAQILASSPKPSPSLSTRFELLCLELSFQAKALTGHLSIINADYEHVFQDAFYPRLSVCKEPQARPESSLERMVSGIQAAQGIVAGSQEPGPCQEDLLRALESIFVLTQEVAQRVPVLQEHSEEWRMHTLDWLQWEWAAKAHHAMAQLQAWKGGHTKAWALLAQCLKPSDETAVMKPRDEQASAQPQLHCEEGASGAVAVGSVDSRGAAPKDTPGNSGGAYTVDPDVTGTIAADLDTEQPHSPAPGSTGPLAWLGPEPDQLLPEDGGVEGGSRIIQITREMATEVLLMAQSLRRRGPVLTKDQLITSARKIAASGQKFARLIRIIAKNCIDQRCSRELLCVVDQIQTMSNQLRIISSVKASLARSRSSEELLLENAQQLLRAVSKTVRTTEAASLRGLRQPSSDPEELEVAAFCVQWRRKLLRHRLRETSNLDYDELGLRKTSTEGPPTLAALVPEAF